CTTTAGCTACACTTTTCATTACATCTTCCATCTTTTTACCTCGCATTATTCCTAAGGTAAATATGGCCACTACAACAGATATAAACATCGCCATTAAAGGACTACCGATAAATTCTGCAAACTGTCTTAATTGAGAGGTCTTTGCCAATGTCATTTCACATATAGCAGAAAAAGCCATTAATATAGGTGGAATTATAGCTGTCAAAACGCTTGCTGAAAAACTCGGCATTTCTTCTTCACTAACAATTTCTGTTTTAAATAAATTTTTATTTGCCTTATGATCAAATTTCTTTGTAAATTTGGTCAAAACTGGCCCAGCTACTATTACTGTAGGTATAGCTATTATAATGCCATAAATTAAAGTCATACTAACGCTTGCCCCATATATTGTGGCTATAGCTACAGGCCCTGGATGAGGTGGTAAAAATCCATGAGTAACTGATAATGCTGCTGCCATGGGAATTCCTATATAAAGTAATGGCAATTCAGCAAATTCAGCAATAGTAAAAACTAATGGTATAAGAAGCACAAAACCAACTTCATAGAACATAGCTATACCAACAATAAAACCTGTAAGAACCACTGCCCACTGTATTCTTTTTATACCAAACTTATTAATAAGGCTTCTGGAAATTCTTTGAGCTGCTCCAGAATCTGCTATAAGCTCTCCAAACATAGCTCCAAAACCTAAAATTAATGCTAAACTACCTAATGTACCTCCCACACCATTTTGTATAGAGGTTATAGTCTTAGCTGGTGTCATTCCTTCAGCAAGCCCAACCACTAGTGCTACAAAAATCAATGATATAAAACCGTTTAACTTGAACTTAATCATAAGTATTAGTAACAATATAACACCCATGAGGACAATAAATAATGGCATAAAAATCCCTCCCAAACATTTTTTAATTTTAGGTAAATAACTAATTTTATATTTCTGTTTTTTACCACATTATTTTTCTAAAACGAATAAAAGAATAGTTATATGAAATGACAACATTGATACTCATTGCTATAGGAAATAAAAATATCAAGATATAGATATCGCAATTAAACTATAATTTAAATAAGCTATTTATTATCAATATTTAATTATAAAATTAAATATTGACACTTAATTTACTATAAGTAAACATTTTCAGTAAATGTTGTTTTAAATTCGGCAAGAAATTCAATCATTAATTAAGGAAAATTATTATCTAAAAACTTTAGAAAAAATTATCAAATATTAATTATAAAAATTTACTTACCGAATTTATCTAATTTGTATATCAATTAAACTTTATTATATAATTACTCCATATATCCACCCTTCATTGGTGATACAGCACATTTTGTATATATACCTAGTACACCTTTAGTAAATCTAGGTGAAGGTTTTACCCATTTTTCTTTTCTTCCTTTTAATATAATATCAATCTCCTGTGGTGTTTTTTCTTCACCAGCTACCCCTATTATATCAAGACTTCTTTCAGGTATATCTATTTTTATAAGATCTCCTTCTTCAACAAAAGCTATTGGGCCACCTTCACTTGCTTCTGGTGAAACATGTCCTATAGCTGGTCCTCTAGTTGCTCCAGAAAATCTTCCATCTGTAATTAATGCTATAGATTCTACTAATTCTTCATCTGATGCTATAGCCTCTGTAGTGTAAAACATCTCTGGCATTCCAGATCCCTTAGGGCCTTCATATCTTACAAATACTGCATCTCCAGGTTTTACTTTTTTAGTTAATACTGCATTTATAGCATCCTCTTCACAATCAAAAACTCTAGCTTTTAAAGTTACTTTCATTAATTTTTTAGATACAGCAGAATGTTTTACTACTGCTCCGCCAGGTGCTAAATTTCCTTTAAGTATAGCTATTGCACCTTGTTTTTGTATTGGATTTTCCTTAGTCTTTATTACATCTTCTTTTTTAACTCCAAGTTTTTCAATAAGCTCTTTGTGTTTTTCATAATATCCGCTTTTCTTTATATCCTCTAAATTTTCACCTAAAGTTTTACCTGTAACAGTCATTACATCTAAATGTAAGAACTCTTTTATTTCTTCCATTATTGCAGGTACTCCACCAGCATTCCAGAAATATGATCCTGGATAAAAACCACTTGGTCTTACATCAAGAATGTATGGAATTTTTTTATGAATTTCATCAAATAGTTCTGGTTCTATATCTATTCCTAATTCATGAGCTATAGCTGGAATATGAATTAATGCATTACTTGAGCCTGCAATAGCCGCATGTACCATGATTGCATTTTCAAAAGCATCTTTAGTCATTATATCTGAAGGTTTTATATCCTTTTCTATTAATTTAAATACTTGTTTCCCTGCTTCTTTTGCAGCTTCTTTTAAATTATCAAAAACAGTTGGAATTAATGCTGTTGCTGGTAAAGCCATACCTAATGCTTCTGACATAACCTGCATTGTTGCTGCAGTTCCCATAAATGAACAAGCACCGCACGTAGGACAGGCATTATGTTTATAGTATCTATATTGTTCTTCAGTTATTTCTCCTCTTTTATATTGAGCATCATATTTACCAATTTGCTCAAGTGTCAAAAGATTAGGTCCAGGCCCCATACATCCACCTGGCAAAAATATAGCTGGCATATTTAATCTGGCAATTGCCATTAAATGTGCGGGAACGGCTTTATCACAACTTGTTGTAAATACACCAGCATCATAAGGTGTAGCTTGAACATGTATTTCAATTAAGCTTGCCATTATATCTCTAGAAGGAAGTGAATAATTCATACCATCATGTCCTTGAGACTCTCCATCACATATATCTGTTGCAAAGAATTTAGCACCTCTACCACCATTTTCATATATACTATCAAATACTTCATTTACTAAAGAATCTAAATGTGCACTACCGGGATGGCTATGTCCATAACTACTTTCAACTATTATCTGTGGTTTTCCAAGATCTTCAACCCTCCAACCTGATCCAAGTCTCAATGAATCAATTTCTGGAGCTTTCTGTCTTATTTCTTGACTTTTTAACATTCAAATCACCTCATATTTAATAGAATCAATTGTATTACAACTTAAAAAAATAATTTATTATTTTTTTATATTTAAAGTTTAGAATAACTTACTTGTATTACAACTTTATAATACTCTGTAAACGTTTTTTAGTCAATAGATTTTTAAATTAAATGTTAAATAATTTTTTTATTATGTATTAAATATTGTGGATAATAAAAAAGTTATAATTTAAATATAATTTGTAAATACACTTATTAAATAGGATTGAGTATTATAAGTCTTATATTATAGCATTTATAACTAATACACCAACTAATCCCATAACTGAAATTAAAGTTTCAGCAACCGACCAAGACTTTATGGTCTCTCCTATACTTAAACCAAAATACTCCTTAAACATCCAAAATCCTGGATCGTTTACATGAGAAAATATAACACTTCCAGATCCCGTTGCTAATACCATTAATGAGGGAT
This genomic window from Clostridium pasteurianum DSM 525 = ATCC 6013 contains:
- the ilvD gene encoding dihydroxy-acid dehydratase; its protein translation is MLKSQEIRQKAPEIDSLRLGSGWRVEDLGKPQIIVESSYGHSHPGSAHLDSLVNEVFDSIYENGGRGAKFFATDICDGESQGHDGMNYSLPSRDIMASLIEIHVQATPYDAGVFTTSCDKAVPAHLMAIARLNMPAIFLPGGCMGPGPNLLTLEQIGKYDAQYKRGEITEEQYRYYKHNACPTCGACSFMGTAATMQVMSEALGMALPATALIPTVFDNLKEAAKEAGKQVFKLIEKDIKPSDIMTKDAFENAIMVHAAIAGSSNALIHIPAIAHELGIDIEPELFDEIHKKIPYILDVRPSGFYPGSYFWNAGGVPAIMEEIKEFLHLDVMTVTGKTLGENLEDIKKSGYYEKHKELIEKLGVKKEDVIKTKENPIQKQGAIAILKGNLAPGGAVVKHSAVSKKLMKVTLKARVFDCEEDAINAVLTKKVKPGDAVFVRYEGPKGSGMPEMFYTTEAIASDEELVESIALITDGRFSGATRGPAIGHVSPEASEGGPIAFVEEGDLIKIDIPERSLDIIGVAGEEKTPQEIDIILKGRKEKWVKPSPRFTKGVLGIYTKCAVSPMKGGYME
- a CDS encoding gluconate:H+ symporter, translating into MPLFIVLMGVILLLILMIKFKLNGFISLIFVALVVGLAEGMTPAKTITSIQNGVGGTLGSLALILGFGAMFGELIADSGAAQRISRSLINKFGIKRIQWAVVLTGFIVGIAMFYEVGFVLLIPLVFTIAEFAELPLLYIGIPMAAALSVTHGFLPPHPGPVAIATIYGASVSMTLIYGIIIAIPTVIVAGPVLTKFTKKFDHKANKNLFKTEIVSEEEMPSFSASVLTAIIPPILMAFSAICEMTLAKTSQLRQFAEFIGSPLMAMFISVVVAIFTLGIMRGKKMEDVMKSVAKAASGIAMILLIVAGGGALKQVLIDSGVGKYIATIMSGTNISPLILAWTIAAILRLSLGSATVAAMTTAGIVLPMISSSSVNPALMVLATGAGSLIFSHVNDPGFWMFKEYFGLSISETMKSWSTLETIISVMGLIGVLVINALI